A section of the Acidobacterium capsulatum ATCC 51196 genome encodes:
- a CDS encoding sugar transferase codes for MATSEYLKSGKANQTPDPPEIVPRRGRSIAGVSVATPALRMFTDAWVILLGALIAILIRTLIFGDLVHIREISPQISNSAVGLLYLFWYVLAYLLVARRYGLYGQVPLRNGLHETRLVTQAALNAGLLLCGALYMTRDVAASRLLVIIFIVVSVVCLCVRRTFWRHTRYRNYARGIELRNVLILGTNRLSAAIGDQIAHHYKLGYHLDGFLGLPGSREDHDVAANRILGDITELRQMVRSRFVDELIIAQPCSTEVAVQLVEEARDLEVDLRAISGYFPDLSANAPKESVAGYPMVTLHRREHRTLALVFKRALDIALSLVAIVMLSPVLVAISAAILLEGGGGILYVSQRIGKRGRSFPCFKFRTMVQDAEAKKKELAALNERDGILFKVKNDPRITGVGRFLRKYSLDELPQFFNVLRGEMSLVGPRPPIASEVERYELEHLRRLEVLPGLTGLWQVQARQDSSFARYIALDTAYVENWSFWLDLTILLRTAGVVFKGTGS; via the coding sequence TTCTGCTGGGGGCGTTGATTGCGATATTGATTCGCACATTGATCTTTGGCGATCTGGTTCATATTCGCGAGATTTCACCACAGATATCCAACAGCGCGGTAGGTCTTCTTTATTTGTTCTGGTATGTACTTGCCTACCTGCTGGTGGCGCGCCGCTATGGTCTCTACGGACAGGTTCCATTGCGCAACGGGCTGCACGAAACGCGTCTGGTGACGCAGGCGGCCCTGAATGCCGGGCTGTTGCTTTGCGGGGCTCTCTATATGACGCGTGATGTGGCCGCGTCGCGCCTGCTGGTAATTATTTTTATCGTGGTGAGTGTTGTATGCCTCTGCGTTCGCCGGACATTCTGGAGGCATACGCGTTACCGCAATTATGCGCGGGGCATTGAGTTGCGCAACGTACTGATTCTCGGAACCAATCGCCTCAGTGCGGCCATTGGCGATCAGATCGCGCACCACTACAAGCTCGGTTATCATCTCGACGGTTTTCTCGGGCTGCCGGGTTCGCGTGAGGATCATGACGTTGCCGCCAATCGAATTCTGGGCGATATCACCGAGTTGCGCCAGATGGTGCGTTCGCGGTTTGTGGATGAGTTGATCATCGCTCAGCCTTGCTCCACCGAGGTGGCCGTGCAACTGGTGGAGGAGGCGCGTGATCTGGAAGTTGATCTTCGTGCCATCTCGGGTTATTTCCCTGATCTCTCGGCGAACGCTCCCAAAGAGAGCGTCGCGGGCTATCCGATGGTGACGCTGCATCGCCGTGAGCATCGCACTCTGGCCCTGGTCTTCAAGCGCGCACTCGATATTGCGCTCTCATTGGTTGCCATCGTGATGCTCTCGCCTGTACTGGTGGCAATATCGGCGGCAATTCTGCTGGAGGGCGGAGGTGGCATTCTGTATGTTTCGCAGCGCATCGGCAAGCGCGGCCGGTCCTTCCCTTGCTTCAAGTTTCGCACCATGGTGCAGGATGCCGAAGCAAAGAAGAAGGAGCTTGCGGCCCTCAATGAGCGCGACGGTATTCTGTTCAAGGTAAAAAATGACCCGCGCATTACCGGCGTCGGACGCTTTCTGCGCAAGTACAGTCTCGATGAACTGCCTCAGTTCTTCAATGTGTTGCGGGGAGAGATGAGCCTCGTCGGTCCCCGTCCTCCAATCGCCAGTGAGGTTGAGCGCTACGAGCTGGAGCATCTGCGCCGGCTTGAAGTGTTGCCGGGGCTGACAGGCTTGTGGCAGGTGCAAGCCCGGCAGGATTCCTCCTTTGCGCGCTACATCGCTCTCGATACCGCTTATGTGGAGAATTGGTCGTTCTGGCTTGACCTGACCATTCTCTTGCGCACGGCGGGCGTGGTCTTCAAGGGCACAGGTTCCTGA